In bacterium, the genomic window GCCTGAATGGCGGCAATCTTCTCGCGCGTGCTGAGCTCGAGCGCCTTCGTCTGGATCGCTTCGGTGAGTTCGTTGATGCGCGCCGCCTGCAGGTCGATGAACTTCTGCGCCTTCTGCATCTGCTGCAGGACGCCCGGCGGCAGTTCAGGCTGCCCGCCTTCCTCGTCGTCGCGGAGTTCAGGCGGCAGCGCCTTCCGGTAGCGCGCGGCGATCTTGCGACCAACGGGCGTATCCGCGTCGTCGAAGTAGAGGTCACCGATGCGGGCGAGTTGTGTTGGGTCGGCCTGAAGGATGGCCGTCATCAGCTCGCGATCCTGCTGGCGCTGTGACGAGTAGGACACGCCCGCCTTCACGCGCACGTCGTAGCGGCCAGCCGACAAGTCCACGATCTTCAACTCGGACTCGGTCTGCTTCTGCTGCTCGAGCATCTGCTTCGCCGCGGTGGCGTTGCCCGCGTGCACGATGACCGTCCGGCTCTTGCCGTCACGGCCGAGGATGCGCTTCACGCGCGGCGTGTCGTAGTACCAGGGGAACAGGTCCAGCAGCACGCGGCCGGCGTGCCGAAGGGCCACAGCGAGATTCGCTTGGAAGTGCGAGTTGCCGACCTCGCCCTGGTGCTGGCGCGCGAGGATGGCCCGACCGCTCTGCTCGGCCCGCTGCTCGTGAGCCCCGACGTCGATCGAGAAGCCGGCGGTGGCGCGCAGGTCCTGCTCGGCCTGCAGCGAAAGCTGGATCTCGCCCTGAATCGGCGCGGTCGAGTCGGCGCGCTGCGGCGCCGGCACGAGCGTGTTGCCGCCGATCGAGACCTTCTTGTATTTCAGGACCGGCAGGTTCCGAATGTTGGCCGCTGCCCAATCTTTCTCGTGGCCCTCGAGCTGGCCTTCCTCGGCGATGTAGGGGGCCTTCGGCAGCAGCGCGACCTTCTCGGTCATGGCGGACTTCTGGTAGTTCGCCATGCGCTGCGGGTCTTTCGCGTCGCGGGTGATGCCCTTGTAGTCGACGCGGCCGTCCAGGTCGACTTCCTCGCCGACGACCGGGAACACCGGAATCCAGCGCCCGGGCATGTCGCGCGGTCCGCTGAGGTCCTTGTTGCCCTCGAGGATCGTGACCGCGTTCATCTTGCACCAGGTCAGTTGCTTGGCCTGGACGGTGCGAGCCTCCTTCGGCGTGAGGGAGACGCCATCGGCCTTGAGGTGCTGGACGACGCGCCCGGCTGCGTCCTCGAGCTCGTCCTGCTCGAAGCACTCGCCGTTCTCCATCAGGCAGAGCGTCTTTTTGACCCGACGGAAGCTGTAGTACTCGGCGATGCGCACGCGCCCGGTCGGCATCCAGTCGGTCTGGACCTCGCCGCTCCGAGTCATCTCGGCGATGGTCGCGCGCGGCGACGACTCGCCGTAGAGCTCGTCATACTCGTCGCACGGGAGGTCGTCCACGATGAACGCGAACCGCATGTCGGAGCCGTCGAGCTCCTGATAGACCGGGTCCGGGTACACCGTGGCGAAGTTGCGGACGCTCTTGATGCGCAGTTCCTGCTCGAACGTGTTGTCGCTGGCGTACTCGGGCAGGATGCGGAACCAGCCGCGGCCGACGCGGGCCTGCGCCTGGACCGCGCGGGTGTAGGCGACGTCGGCGTCGGAGTTGCTTTCAACGTGCTGGATGAGCCCTTGCAGGGTCTCGGCCGTGTAGACGTCGGCCGCGTTATCGACCGCGTCCACCTCGATCCCGGGGCGCGCGTCGCGGGACTCGTTCACGATCTGGCGCGCGTACCCTGCGATGCGGTTGATGGTCAGGCACGGCCGCCCGTCCTTGTCGCGCTGCGCCTTGAGCGTGTCGGGCCATTGCTTGCCGGAGAAGAAATCGAGGTCCTCGCGCTGGTCGCGCCGCAGGTCCTTGTCGTAGGTGTCCGACATGCGCCAGCGTTGAAACGCCTGGCGGACGAACAGCCGCGCGGACTGACTGGCGTTGCTGGCGGGGTCAGAGTTGGGGTTGGTGTTGACGATGCCGGCGACCTGCCGGATGTCGCCGACTTGAGCCGGCTCGAGGGGGATGCTCGCCTCGACAGACGCGCCCACCGCGCCAGGCAGTAGAGCTGGCGCGGAAGGCGAACGACGCCGACGAGGAGGAGTCGAGCCGGCCATGCGGGGCGCGGGCTACTTCTTGCCCTTGGCGCACTCGGGCTTGGTGGCGGCGACCTTCTTCGCCCCGGCGAGACCGGACGGCGCCGGCTCGCGGCTCGGGGTTTTGGTGCTGACGTGCTTCATGGAGTGGCCTCCCTCGCGGTTGTGAATCGGAGAACAACCGTCTGCAGAAGCCACAATGGACGAACTTCAGCGGGAGGGGACCGGCGACCGTGGCCAGTTGGTGCTACTTGGTATCGACGTGTATCGATTGGTATCGATTTAGGGCGGTCCGAATGGTCTCGAGGCGCTCGGGGTCGAGGACGTGGACCAGGCGCGCGAAGTCGAGCGAGCGGACGCCGAAGAACTGCATCACCGCCGACAAGGGCACCCGACGGTGCCGTCCGCGGCCCACGTGTTCATGCGAGAGGCCAGGCGTCCGGTCGTCGGTCCAGCTCTTCAGCGTCCGCACGGGCGTGTCGCTGATGAGGGCGACTTCGCGGAGCGTGAGCAGGGGGTCGACTTCGGTCATCAGTTCCTCATGCGCCGCTTCTGGCGCTCGACAAACGCATCCTGGATGGCCGCGACTTGGCACAACTCGTGACTCGCCGGCAGGGAGACCGCCGGCCCTGAGAGCTCGGCCGCCATCGCGCCGCAGCGCGGGCACTCGACCGGCCCATCGAGCGTGGTGCGCCACAGGCTGACGTGCGTGAAACCGCACACAGCGCAAGCCCGCAGCCCGAGGATGAACGACGGCGGCGCGGTCACTTGCCCCGCTTGCCCTTCCCGCCGCGCGGGTGAGCGGTGTGCAGCGCCGCGGCGACGGCGACCTTGTGCGGGTGGCCGGAGGCCATCATTTCACTGATGTTCTGGCTGACGACCTTCTGCGACGTGCCCTTCTTGAGCGGCATCGGGCCTCCTGAACGCTCGCCCGGCCAGGCCCCACGCCATGCCGGCGAGCCGGATGGGCAGCAGCACGATCGCCAAGAGCAGGACGCCGAGCATCTTGGCGATCGGCCACAGCAGTTCAACGGTCATGCGACGCGCCCACGCCTTGCGCTCGGCGCGCCAGAGCGAGGCGGCGTGACACCTCGAGGCCCACCCCACGGTCAGACCGCCGGGACCGGGAACACGGCCGGCGAGATGTCCAAGTAGTACTCCTGGCCCACGACGAAGCTGCCGTCGTTGACGGTGGACACGTTCAGCTTGCCGCTTGGCGTGTACTTCCAGAACGTCTTGTTCTCCTCGGACGAGTTCTGACCGCCAGTGACGGCGTTGAACTCGTAGTCGTAGACCAGCGCCGGGGACGAGTAGTCTTTGTACTCGCGCTTCGAGATGCAGACGAACTTGCAGCGGACTGGCATTGAATCACCCTCCATCAGGTGCCACCGGTCAGGCGGCTGGTTAGGACTTCTTCGTCGCTCCGAACACCTTGCGCACGGCCGGCTCCGCCTCGGCGTAGCTGGCGTAGACGTTCCGCGTCGGCTCCTTCCACGGTCCGTTGCCGCTGTTGTCCGCCGGGATCTCGACGATGATCCCGCCGTTGTCGGCGGCCTTGATGGTGCACTCCGGCTTCCGCTTGGCCGGCTTCCCGGGCATGGACGGCGCGGTGCCGGTGACGGTCTCGCTCTTCTTCATCGCTGCGCTCCTTCTGGTTGTCGACTCACGCCATCCACGACAGGCCGTCCCGGTCCGGGAAGGCCGTCACTACCTCGGGCTTCGGCGGCACGGGCTGAACCTTCGCGCGCGCCAGGCCGGAGTGCACGCCGTAGCGCGTCGCGTCCATCACGTGATCGTTCTGCTTCACGATCCGGCCCTTCTCGTCGCGCCGGTAGAGCCGGTACTCCTCGAAGAACGCTTTGCACGACGCGAACACCTTGAGCAGGCCGGCCGAGAGCATCGTCCAAACGTCGTAGACGCCGGTCTCGACGGCCTTGTCGGGCAGTTCGAGGTCGAGGCCGAGGCTCTGATACGTCGAAATGAGCTGTGCCGCGTCGTGCTCGAGCATGATGAGCGCCGCGCAGTCGCCGACGCCCGGAATCCAGGAGCCGCGCGCCTTGATGGCGTTCGCGTGCACGACGGGCTCGGCCGAGTTGCCCTTGTGAACCGAGTAGAGATACCAGACGTGGCTCTCGGGGTCCTCGGCGAACCAGGTCGCCGCCGTGGGCTTCGCGCCGCCGCCCGCGTCCATGCTGAAACACCGCTTCCAATGCTTCGGGATCTGGAAGTCGGCCACCGTGATCTCGCTCTCGGCCACCTGGTAGACCGCGCCACTCCCGAGCTGCGGGATGCCCTTGCTGCGCGCGTCGCGCTGGTAGGGCGGGATGGAGGCCCAGAGCTCGGCGCGGGCCTGCGGCGAGAGGTGTGGAGCGTCGTCCCACGACGCCTGAATCACCGAGACGCTGTCGTTCGCGGTCTCGAGCGAGTCGATCGCGCCGCCCGGCAGCAGTTGCAGGATGAGCGGCGTCATGCCCTGCAAGGGGGTGAACGT contains:
- a CDS encoding helix-turn-helix domain-containing protein, which produces MTEVDPLLTLREVALISDTPVRTLKSWTDDRTPGLSHEHVGRGRHRRVPLSAVMQFFGVRSLDFARLVHVLDPERLETIRTALNRYQSIHVDTK
- a CDS encoding terminase large subunit, which encodes AVALLELEKRAASPFFRYFPNGGPLSREFYPKHIALMDAGADFRERVFLAANRVGKTDTGCYELVCHLTGLYPEWWTGRRFPGPIRAWAAGDTGKTVRDIIQSTLLGPKDNPNKRMLPEHLVIGKPKLKAGIPDAVETIEVRHASGGTSVCVLKSYDQRREAFQGTSQHFILLDEEPPEDIHTECLLRTMDTPDMLGGGLMLLTFTPLQGMTPLILQLLPGGAIDSLETANDSVSVIQASWDDAPHLSPQARAELWASIPPYQRDARSKGIPQLGSGAVYQVAESEITVADFQIPKHWKRCFSMDAGGGAKPTAATWFAEDPESHVWYLYSVHKGNSAEPVVHANAIKARGSWIPGVGDCAALIMLEHDAAQLISTYQSLGLDLELPDKAVETGVYDVWTMLSAGLLKVFASCKAFFEEYRLYRRDEKGRIVKQNDHVMDATRYGVHSGLARAKVQPVPPKPEVVTAFPDRDGLSWMA